The following proteins are co-located in the Hevea brasiliensis isolate MT/VB/25A 57/8 chromosome 11, ASM3005281v1, whole genome shotgun sequence genome:
- the LOC110646942 gene encoding 17.3 kDa class II heat shock protein-like, which translates to MDIRLLGLESPFLSTIQRLMDTTDEAEKSINAPTRTYVREAKAMASTPADVKEYTNSLVFIIDMPGLKSGDIKVQVEDDKVLLISGERKREEEKEGAKYVRMERRVGKFMRKFVLPENANADAISAVCQDGVLTVTVEKLPPPEPKKPKTIEVKIA; encoded by the coding sequence ATGGATATTAGGTTGTTGGGTCTCGAATCACCCTTCCTTTCCACCATCCAGCGTCTGATGGACACCACCGATGAAGCCGAAAAGTCAATCAACGCGCCGACTCGTACTTATGTAAGGGAGGCGAAGGCCATGGCTTCAACTCCGGCCGACGTCAAAGAGTATACCAACTCCCTTGTGTTTATTATCGACATGCCAGGGTTGAAATCTGGGGACATTAAGGTCCAGGTGGAGGATGACAAGGTGCTGCTGATCAGCGGAGAAAGGAAGCGGGAAGAGGAGAAGGAAGGTGCTAAGTATGTGAGGATGGAAAGAAGGGTCGGCAAGTTTATGAGGAAGTTTGTACTGCCTGAAAATGCTAATGCTGATGCCATTTCGGCGGTCTGCCAGGATGGGGTTTTGACTGTCACTGTGGAGAAGTTGCCACCGCCGGAGCCCAAAAAGCCCAAGACTATTGAGGTTAAGATTGCTTGA